In the genome of Raphanus sativus cultivar WK10039 chromosome 9, ASM80110v3, whole genome shotgun sequence, the window AATAGAGAGTAATAATAATAACGGTGATGTCCATTGAAGAAATCTATATACAACACGAAACATATAGATTGTACTAACTGAGGTTCATATTATGTACGTCTATATATGCAACTCTCCGGTAATATATGCTCGATACCTATTTTTTATGATGTactataaaaacaataatatagatatgtgaTTAAGTCAAATGATCAATGTTGCCTTTATGGATATTCTATTTATAGATTTTCGAAACAGTCACACAATTAATATGAACACAATTAATACGAACATAATTAATACGACATTCTCTATAATTAATAGTAAAGACACAATGATATATATAGATGCATAAAATGAATgacataatatatgttttaggCAATGGCATTACATGTAATAAATCTAGGCAAGAGAGGGTTTTTGAAAAAAGGTTGTGAGGTGGATTGTGGTGATGACAAGTAAGTAATGGCAAATTTGTTAATCACACATGATTTAAAGGTTTATTTATAAATGGTcttctcaaataataagaaggggataGTATAAACCATTCATGAGTGTGTactttattaagaaaaaaatgagttAAGATGATTCTAAAATACGGCATAGGCCTAATACGGCACTTGAATTGCTCACAGAGTCACAGTTATTATTCTTGTCGTATGAATGTGGTGGAAACTCATACATTagaatctctataaattaatactctataaattaataatctctataaattaataaattttatcagTTCCAATTTGAGCCGGTgtaaaatatgacataaatcgataaaataataagataataatatttttaaaacttccatgtaaatatatagtcccattaaagtcgtaaattaataatttatctatatatatttttatataagtataaactaaacattatattgttggttttatattcacaatgaaaatatctctatttttttcttaacattttaatatatttaataatatttagtaaaattatatcgaaaatcacataacaattatatgaaacatgaaaatatacactataaatataataaaaaaaatgaaagtcaaaattttcaaatgtaaataatgttatatacggtaaaataaaatatttttttgttttataaataaaatattttataaatagaataaaaaacttaaaaaaagaaactttggtaaattaatatctctataaattaataaaattttaaaatcccaacattattaatttatagaggttgtACGGACTCATAGACATAATAGTAGATGAAACGACGAAACGGTGGGCTAATCACCTGCCACGCGTCCAATTAATAGCGTGCGCTCTACGGTCAAATCCTGTGGGCTCAAAGTGTGATTTTAACGGTGAGATCACGAACCTTGGCTCTTCccctctctttttcttcttttataatcAGCTAAGTAGCGAGCGAACTCGAGAATCGTTAGCTGCGTGCGTGCTAGGGTTTAGATATAGAATCATCGTCGCTTCGAATCCAAGTTAGTCTCTCTCTATCCTCTTCCCCCGATTTCACTTTTCTTCTTGCAACAATCAATTGGTTTTCGATTTTGAGTCGAGAGAGATCTCTTCGCGATCGGATTCACTTGTGATTTGCTCAGCGATCTGATTGTTTTGTCTAATTGCGATTTTGTGGGGTTAAGCTTACATATTTTTCATAAGTCTGCAGCTTAACATGGAGTCCGATGGAGCTGATTTCAAGGAGGCTTATAGCCTGATGGAGAGTTCTCTGTTTTCCTTTCAATGTATTTGGTctacgaagaagaagagaagttcGAAATCAGTTAAGTCCAAAGAGTTTAGCAgtggtagtagtagtagtagtagtagtagggAAGAGGGAGGCATGAGGTCGCGTCCTGTGATATTCAGAGTCTACAGTAGGAAAAGGAAGCGGCTTTCACCTGCAGCATCTCATGAGAAACTGCAGCAACACTctgtggatgatgatgatgatggtattGTATTAGGTGATTGGATTAGACAAATGAGGAGGATCAGAGTGCAAAGTGAGGAAGATAAGCGCAAAGAATCTGAGATGAAGACTGTGTCTGTAATGAAAGTGGAACCTTTAGGAGATCGTGGTTGCACAATGTTacctagttggggttctgttggaTTCACTagtaaaaggaagaagagacgCAAAGTAGAATTTGAAGTTAAATCTGAGATGAAGCCAATGTCTGTTATGGAAGTGGAACCTTCTGAAGATCAAGATTGCGGGATCTTAGCTAGTAGAAGGAAAGAGAGACGCCAAGTAGAACTTGAGGTTAAATCTGAGGTGAAGTCAATGTCTGTTATGGAAGTGGAACCTTCTGAAGATCAAGATTGCGGATTGTTAGCTAGTAGAAGGAAAGACAGACGGCAAGTAGAACTTGAAGAAGATGTGGCTTGGGAAGAAGAACTTCATATGATCTCTAAGATCAAGACGAcaaatcgaagaagaagaagaggttccCACAGTCCAGAACATGTCACACGTGCTAGTGGTTCACGCTCACGTTCACCAGCTTCGGAGGTATCGGATTCCCTTGTGAAAAATGGGTGTTCTGATGACTGCGCAAGCATCAAAATTACTTCAAAAGTAACGTGTCTTTACAGAAGCTAATCTTGTGGTATATGTGTTCCTTGCGGCTAAAATGGATATGCTGTACTTTTCCAAATAATGTTTTGCATTTGCAGGATTCTAAGGAATGCAACGCCATTTGCCATCAGTGCTTGAAAGGGGAAAGGATAACACTTGTCATTTGCAGTGAATGTGAAGAGACAATGTATTGTCTTCAGTGCATAAGGAAATGGTTAGTTTGTGTCTTAACTTTAGTCTATTTCTCTGTCTtgtaataaaatacattttcatATCCTTACTTTATTTGTCGTCTAATGCAGGTATCCGCATCTATCCGAGGATGAGGTCGTTGATAAATGTCCTTTCTGCCGCAAAAACTGTAATTGCAACAGATGCCTGCATTTGAATGGTTTAATCAAGGTATGAGATTATATATTTCTAGACTCCATCCGCAGAGAAGTCGTTTATAGGACACgatgtttttttgttaactgGTATCTCTGCTCTTGAATTGACAGACAACGAAGAGGGAACTCGCGAATTCTGAAATACGCCATCATCTCCAATACTTGATTGCTTTGATGCTTCCGTTTCTGAATAAGTTATCCGAGTCCCAGAATCAAGAGATTGAAATTGAGGCGAAGGCTCGAGGTTCGAATCTTACTGTACCAAGACATGGCTTCTGTTGCCATATGCGTTTTTCTGCTAACTTATGACTTGTTTCTGCAGGATTACAGCCTTTTGAAGTTGACGTAACTAGCGCTGTGAGCTACTGTGATGAACGTGTATACTGGTAAAGCACACTTATGTTATCTATCTAATAGAGAGAGTTGGGATATTTTTTTAGTTCAACTTAATTCTAGAGGATCTTTGCTGAAATCATTTGTGTTGCAGTGATCACTGTGCAACTTCAATTGTTGACTTGCACCGGAGCTGCCCAAAGTGCTCTTTCGAGCTTTGTTTGAACTGTTGTCAAGAGATTCGCGAAGGTTCTATTTCCCAACGCCCTGAAATGAAGCCGCAGTATGTTAATAAAGGATACAAGTACATGCATGGTTTAGAGATGGAACCGAGCTCCTCTTCTGTTTATGAGGAGGATGAAGAAGCTAACACATCCGCAAAGTGGAATGCTGGTTCCGATGGGAGCATCACTTGTGCACCAAAAGAGCTAGGTGGTTGCGGTGAATGTATGTTGGAGCTTACGCGAATCCTACCACAGAACCGGATCTCAGACCTGGAACAAAAGGCAGAGGCTTTCTTGGCATCATACGATAACAGCCCTCGAGTGTCGAATTGTAAGTGTTCTGCCTTGGAGACAGATATGACAAGGAAAGCAGCTTCCAGGAGTGGATCAAGCGACAACTACTTGTTCTGCCCACGATCTCTTGATATTTTAAAGGAAGAAGAGCTTCTACATTTTCAAGAACATTGGACAAAAGGTGAACCGGTAATCATTAGGAACGCTCTTGATAACACACATGGTTTAAGCTGGGAACCGATGGTTATGTGGAGGGCGTTATGCGAAAACTTGGACTCAACAGCAAGTTCTAAGATGTCTGAAGTGAAAGCTATTGATTGTTTAGCTAACTGTGAGGTATAATATTTCATTCCGTATTATATAATACTTTACATACTGTAACCATTGATAGGTTCTAATCTCCTttttattatctattaaaaatcagGTGGAGATCAATACTCGTCACTTCTTTGAAGGTTATAGCAAAGGAAGAACATATGAAAACTTCTGGCCTGAGATGTTAAAGCTAAAGGACTGGCCTCCTTCTGATAAGTTTGAAGATCTTTTACCTCGTCACTGTGACGAGTTCATATCCGCATTACCTTTCCAAGAATATAGCGATCCAAGAACCGGTATCCTCAACATTGCAGCAAAGCTTCCTGAAGGACTTATCAAACCAGATTTGGGTCCAAAAACGTACATTGCCTACGGGATTCCAGATGAGCTTGGTAGAGGCGACTCCGTGACTAAGCTTCACTGCGATATGTCAGACGCGGTAAAGCtttcatttgtttgtttgtacaCTTTTGGTCTTGTTTCAGTGGCCAAACACTCACTACTTTTTTATAGGTGAATATTCTGACGCATACAACTGAAGTGACATTAAGTCAAGAACAGATATCTGCAGTCAAAGACCTGAAGCAGAAGCACAAAGAACAGAACAAGCTAGAGGAACAGGGCAGTGGAGACAATGGCATTGCCTGCGGCCATGAGGAAGAAAGATTGAACATGCCAGAGATTCTGAGCTATGAAAAAGAGCAGAATCATGGCCAAACAGGAAGTGCTCTTTGGGACATTTTTAGGAGAGAAGATGTTCCGAAGTTAGAAGAGTATCTAAGAAAGCATTGCAAAGAATTTAGACACACTTTTTGTTGTCCGGTTACAAAGGTAAACAACACCCACCTACAACAAAACAAGTTAACCTCTCAGATGCACTGATTAATTTTTGGACATATTCTTCTTTCAGGTTTATCACCCTATACATGACCAGTCATGCTTTTTAACAGTCGAGCATAAAAGAAAACTCAAGGCGGAGTTCGGTATGTAAATTGCTATCTTTCTGGTCTCTGTGTTGACAAACTAACTGTTTTATCTGAAACTGTAGGGATCGAACCATGGACATTTTTGCAAAAGCTAGGAGAAGCTGTGTTTATTCCCGCGGGTTGCCCTCATCAAGTCCGGAATCTAAAGGTAAACACATATGTTTTCTGTTCCTCCACTTTGATTTTGTACCCTCACCCAATTTGCTTTGTAGCTGAGAATCTAAtaagaaaatttgtttttgtgatCTGTATGTTCTGACAGTCGTGCACCAAAGTTGCTGTTGACTTTGTGTCACCGGAGAACATCCACGAGTGTCTACGTCTTACCGAAGAGTTTCGTCAACTTCCCAAGAACCACAAGGCCAGAGAGGACAAACTTGAGGTAAGTCTTTTATCTCTTTACcattctttttcttgtttttgtgaGCTTATTATTGCATATTTTTAGTCTAATATCTGGGTCAAGTTAAGGAAGGATGAGCATttgaaccaaaccaatttacttgaaacaaaacattattttagaaTAGACCCAAAATCAATTTGAACTGTAATCTAAAAAAAATgaccaaatttttattttcaaaataaataaataaatttgtatttgaaCTAGACTTTTTAAAACAGTATTTGatatatacttttaatgttGTTTAGAAAGTTTctgatcatattttttttttgtacaaaaTCCCCCTAAAACTGAACCGAGATGGAACCAGTAAAATTTTCAtccaaatatttgttttaactaCTAGGCTAATACTTTTTccaaacagaacaaaaaaaaacaacctcaaaataaaatgttCGTCCTACTAGCATTAAGGGTAACTGATATATAATGTTGgttattgaaaatatagaataaaagaACCTTATTTAGGCTTTGTTTGAttgtatttatgtttatttgcGTCTATGTTTTCCACTAACAACttaagtatatttattttgtaaaatgcaaatgattttgattgtttatacaaattatgtttattatgtttatggTTAAAGACTatgttttctttgaaaatattgttttgaagtttttttgtCCAAAAAGGGGGGGAAGCAGTGAGGCCTTGCCCGAAAATATAGCTGTTAATTGGGTTGTCCGTGTCCATTTGTCTATGTCGATATGTCGAGATGGACATTTCTTGTTTGTGGACAAATAAGGATCATGCCTCAGGACAAAGGATTAACTTTGAGAAATCAGCAATCACTTTCGGAAAAAAGGTGCCTCCTGAAAATATGGAAAATTTAAAGAATATTCTAAGTATCACCAATGAAGACGGCAATGGAAAATACTTAGGTATCCCAGAGCACTTTCACGGTTCCAAGATCCAGGCCTTCGCCTATGTACAAGACAATGTACATAAAAAGGTTAACGGATGGACAGCAAAATATCTGTCCAGAGCCGGCAAAGAAGTTATGATAAAATCTGTGTCATCAGCAATTCCGACATATCCAATGTCGTGTTATCTCCTACCTAAAGGATTATGTAAGAAGATATCTAGTGCAAACTCTAATTTTTGGTGGGGTTCTGGTCCAAACTCAAAAGGTATGCACTGGATAGCATGGGACAAAATCTGTCTTCCTAAAAAGGAAGGCGGGATTGGGTTTCGGTCACCCGAGGAATTTAATATAGCTTTACTAGCTAAACAACTTTGGCGACTTGAACAAAACCCAAACTCCCTACTTACACGTGTCCTTAAAGGaagatattttcaaaattcgCATCCGTTCAAAGCACCAAAAGAGGACACTACGAGTGGAGTAGGATGGATCCTACAACTACAAGATGGATCAATAGACCTACTTGGGCTCCAAGGCTGTCACAAGTAACTCTCGCCTTTACATACCGAACTTAAAAGTTTGATATGGGCCTTGAAATGTTTGTCTCGCCATCATCGGTACTGCAACTATTTTGTTACCGACTCTCAGGAGTTGGTCAAAATGATCGACACACCTGAAGATTGGCCAGCCTTCGCAGCTGAACTCAACGAGTTTAAAACTCTATAGACGTCCTACCAAGACGGGCAACTAGTCTACAAAGAAAAATTCAGTAACATCCAAGCCGACTTCCTGGCAAGACAAGCTCGAACAAGGAAGCGTGTTTTCTCTTATGTTAACACAGGGGTGCCACATTGGATTGATATTCGCAACTCGGCTTTCGCTGATTCGTACTAGGATTTATCTTAGTATCTTATcgtgtaaagaaaaaaaaaggatcatGTCCATTAGAGACTAAATATATTAAGGAATCATACCCATTTACGACCATGTTTATGTGGGGTTTTCCACGGGGGTCCATTAAAGACCATATAAGAAAAGACTAGAATTATTAAGAAATTTGTGGGAAATTTGTCTTGGCTGGGAAAGTCGTTTTAGTGAAAAAAACAAGATCCAATGCTTTGGTTAGAAAACTCTGTCTTATGGTTTTGTTTTGCGAGAAAATTTGTTTATACATGGTTTTGGCCAAAAAATTATTGCAGaaaacaattttataattttggtaaGAAAACTTAATTTGCGGTTTTGATGGAAAAACTTAATTGAGTGAGAATACTTTATTTGTCGAAAAActcatttttgatttttgtgtgGAAAAAATCATTTTGGTGAGAAAACTAGATTATGTGGTTTGTTAGAAAACTTATTTTGTGGGTGCaagaaaataagattttgaGGGAAAATTTGTTTATACGATATTGGTGGGAAATTTGGTTGTGGCTTTTGCCAAAACTCATTTGGTGGGAGTACTTTTTGGCGGGATTACTTGATTTTGCGATTTTATTGAGAGCACATGAATTAATGTTTTTTGCAAGATTTGTTTTACTGTTTTGGAGGATTGCAAGTTTAAcgaaaaaaatttgattttccgattttggtAGAACAATTTGATTTGTTTCCGTggaaaaaattgattttacgTGTTTGGAgggtaatttaatttttgtagctcttattttctaaatttgatTCAAGTCCAAACCCTATTTGTTTTAGATTATTGGACG includes:
- the LOC108827827 gene encoding lysine-specific demethylase JMJ29 isoform X7; this translates as MESDGADFKEAYSLMESSLFSFQCIWSTKKKRSSKSVKSKEFSSGSSSSSSSREEGGMRSRPVIFRVYSRKRKRLSPAASHEKLQQHSVDDDDDGIVLGDWIRQMRRIRVQSEEDKRKESEMKTVSVMKVEPLGDRGCTMLPSWGSVGFTSKRKKRRKVEFEVKSEMKPMSVMEVEPSEDQDCGILASRRKERRQVELEVKSEVKSMSVMEVEPSEDQDCGLLASRRKDRRQVELEEDVAWEEELHMISKIKTTNRRRRRGSHSPEHVTRASGSRSRSPASEVSDSLVKNGCSDDCASIKITSKDSKECNAICHQCLKGERITLVICSECEETMYCLQCIRKWYPHLSEDEVVDKCPFCRKNCNCNRCLHLNGLIKTTKRELANSEIRHHLQYLIALMLPFLNKLSESQNQEIEIEAKARGLQPFEVDVTSAVSYCDERVYCDHCATSIVDLHRSCPKCSFELCLNCCQEIREGSISQRPEMKPQYVNKGYKYMHGLEMEPSSSSVYEEDEEANTSAKWNAGSDGSITCAPKELGGCGECMLELTRILPQNRISDLEQKAEAFLASYDNSPRVSNCKCSALETDMTRKAASRSGSSDNYLFCPRSLDILKEEELLHFQEHWTKGEPVIIRNALDNTHGLSWEPMVMWRALCENLDSTASSKMSEVKAIDCLANCEVEINTRHFFEGYSKGRTYENFWPEMLKLKDWPPSDKFEDLLPRHCDEFISALPFQEYSDPRTGILNIAAKLPEGLIKPDLGPKTYIAYGIPDELGRGDSVTKLHCDMSDAVNILTHTTEVTLSQEQISAVKDLKQKHKEQNKLEEQGSGDNGIACGHEEERLNMPEILSYEKEQNHGQTGSALWDIFRREDVPKLEEYLRKHCKEFRHTFCCPVTKVYHPIHDQSCFLTVEHKRKLKAEFGIEPWTFLQKLGEAVFIPAGCPHQVRNLKSCTKVAVDFVSPENIHECLRLTEEFRQLPKNHKAREDKLER
- the LOC108827827 gene encoding lysine-specific demethylase JMJ29 isoform X5, with the protein product MESDGADFKEAYSLMESSLFSFQCIWSTKKKRSSKSVKSKEFSSGSSSSSSSREEGGMRSRPVIFRVYSRKRKRLSPAASHEKLQQHSVDDDDDGIVLGDWIRQMRRIRVQSEEDKRKESEMKTVSVMKVEPLGDRGCTMLPSWGSVGFTSKRKKRRKVEFEVKSEMKPMSVMEVEPSEDQDCGILASRRKERRQVELEVKSEVKSMSVMEVEPSEDQDCGLLASRRKDRRQVELEEDVAWEEELHMISKIKTTNRRRRRGSHSPEHVTRASGSRSRSPASEVSDSLVKNGCSDDCASIKITSKDSKECNAICHQCLKGERITLVICSECEETMYCLQCIRKWYPHLSEDEVVDKCPFCRKNCNCNRCLHLNGLIKTTKRELANSEIRHHLQYLIALMLPFLNKLSESQNQEIEIEAKARGLQPFEVDVTSAVSYCDERVYCDHCATSIVDLHRSCPKCSFELCLNCCQEIREGSISQRPEMKPQYVNKGYKYMHGLEMEPSSSSVYEEDEEANTSAKWNAGSDGSITCAPKELGGCGECMLELTRILPQNRISDLEQKAEAFLASYDNSPRVSNCKCSALETDMTRKAASRSGSSDNYLFCPRSLDILKEEELLHFQEHWTKGEPVIIRNALDNTHGLSWEPMVMWRALCENLDSTASSKMSEVKAIDCLANCEVEINTRHFFEGYSKGRTYENFWPEMLKLKDWPPSDKFEDLLPRHCDEFISALPFQEYSDPRTGILNIAAKLPEGLIKPDLGPKTYIAYGIPDELGRGDSVTKLHCDMSDAVNILTHTTEVTLSQEQISAVKDLKQKHKEQNKLEEQGSGDNGIACGHEEERLNMPEILSYEKEQNHGQTGSALWDIFRREDVPKLEEYLRKHCKEFRHTFCCPVTKVYHPIHDQSCFLTVEHKRKLKAEFGIEPWTFLQKLGEAVFIPAGCPHQVRNLKSCTKVAVDFVSPENIHECLRLTEEFRQLPKNHKAREDKLEVPLSLWEIR
- the LOC108827827 gene encoding lysine-specific demethylase JMJ29 isoform X1: MESDGADFKEAYSLMESSLFSFQCIWSTKKKRSSKSVKSKEFSSGSSSSSSSREEGGMRSRPVIFRVYSRKRKRLSPAASHEKLQQHSVDDDDDGIVLGDWIRQMRRIRVQSEEDKRKESEMKTVSVMKVEPLGDRGCTMLPSWGSVGFTSKRKKRRKVEFEVKSEMKPMSVMEVEPSEDQDCGILASRRKERRQVELEVKSEVKSMSVMEVEPSEDQDCGLLASRRKDRRQVELEEDVAWEEELHMISKIKTTNRRRRRGSHSPEHVTRASGSRSRSPASEVSDSLVKNGCSDDCASIKITSKDSKECNAICHQCLKGERITLVICSECEETMYCLQCIRKWYPHLSEDEVVDKCPFCRKNCNCNRCLHLNGLIKTTKRELANSEIRHHLQYLIALMLPFLNKLSESQNQEIEIEAKARGLQPFEVDVTSAVSYCDERVYCDHCATSIVDLHRSCPKCSFELCLNCCQEIREGSISQRPEMKPQYVNKGYKYMHGLEMEPSSSSVYEEDEEANTSAKWNAGSDGSITCAPKELGGCGECMLELTRILPQNRISDLEQKAEAFLASYDNSPRVSNCKCSALETDMTRKAASRSGSSDNYLFCPRSLDILKEEELLHFQEHWTKGEPVIIRNALDNTHGLSWEPMVMWRALCENLDSTASSKMSEVKAIDCLANCEVEINTRHFFEGYSKGRTYENFWPEMLKLKDWPPSDKFEDLLPRHCDEFISALPFQEYSDPRTGILNIAAKLPEGLIKPDLGPKTYIAYGIPDELGRGDSVTKLHCDMSDAVNILTHTTEVTLSQEQISAVKDLKQKHKEQNKLEEQGSGDNGIACGHEEERLNMPEILSYEKEQNHGQTGSALWDIFRREDVPKLEEYLRKHCKEFRHTFCCPVTKVYHPIHDQSCFLTVEHKRKLKAEFGIEPWTFLQKLGEAVFIPAGCPHQVRNLKSCTKVAVDFVSPENIHECLRLTEEFRQLPKNHKAREDKLEFFCPKRGGSSEALPENIAVNWVVRVHLSMSICRDGHFLFVDK
- the LOC108827827 gene encoding lysine-specific demethylase JMJ29 isoform X3 yields the protein MESDGADFKEAYSLMESSLFSFQCIWSTKKKRSSKSVKSKEFSSGSSSSSSSREEGGMRSRPVIFRVYSRKRKRLSPAASHEKLQQHSVDDDDDGIVLGDWIRQMRRIRVQSEEDKRKESEMKTVSVMKVEPLGDRGCTMLPSWGSVGFTSKRKKRRKVEFEVKSEMKPMSVMEVEPSEDQDCGILASRRKERRQVELEVKSEVKSMSVMEVEPSEDQDCGLLASRRKDRRQVELEEDVAWEEELHMISKIKTTNRRRRRGSHSPEHVTRASGSRSRSPASEVSDSLVKNGCSDDCASIKITSKDSKECNAICHQCLKGERITLVICSECEETMYCLQCIRKWYPHLSEDEVVDKCPFCRKNCNCNRCLHLNGLIKTTKRELANSEIRHHLQYLIALMLPFLNKLSESQNQEIEIEAKARGLQPFEVDVTSAVSYCDERVYCDHCATSIVDLHRSCPKCSFELCLNCCQEIREGSISQRPEMKPQYVNKGYKYMHGLEMEPSSSSVYEEDEEANTSAKWNAGSDGSITCAPKELGGCGECMLELTRILPQNRISDLEQKAEAFLASYDNSPRVSNCKCSALETDMTRKAASRSGSSDNYLFCPRSLDILKEEELLHFQEHWTKGEPVIIRNALDNTHGLSWEPMVMWRALCENLDSTASSKMSEVKAIDCLANCEVEINTRHFFEGYSKGRTYENFWPEMLKLKDWPPSDKFEDLLPRHCDEFISALPFQEYSDPRTGILNIAAKLPEGLIKPDLGPKTYIAYGIPDELGRGDSVTKLHCDMSDAVNILTHTTEVTLSQEQISAVKDLKQKHKEQNKLEEQGSGDNGIACGHEEERLNMPEILSYEKEQNHGQTGSALWDIFRREDVPKLEEYLRKHCKEFRHTFCCPVTKVYHPIHDQSCFLTVEHKRKLKAEFGIEPWTFLQKLGEAVFIPAGCPHQVRNLKSCTKVAVDFVSPENIHECLRLTEEFRQLPKNHKAREDKLEVSLLSLYHSFSCFCELIIAYF
- the LOC108827827 gene encoding lysine-specific demethylase JMJ29 isoform X6 encodes the protein MESDGADFKEAYSLMESSLFSFQCIWSTKKKRSSKSVKSKEFSSGSSSSSSSREEGGMRSRPVIFRVYSRKRKRLSPAASHEKLQQHSVDDDDDGIVLGDWIRQMRRIRVQSEEDKRKESEMKTVSVMKVEPLGDRGCTMLPSWGSVGFTSKRKKRRKVEFEVKSEMKPMSVMEVEPSEDQDCGILASRRKERRQVELEVKSEVKSMSVMEVEPSEDQDCGLLASRRKDRRQVELEEDVAWEEELHMISKIKTTNRRRRRGSHSPEHVTRASGSRSRSPASEVSDSLVKNGCSDDCASIKITSKDSKECNAICHQCLKGERITLVICSECEETMYCLQCIRKWYPHLSEDEVVDKCPFCRKNCNCNRCLHLNGLIKTTKRELANSEIRHHLQYLIALMLPFLNKLSESQNQEIEIEAKARGLQPFEVDVTSAVSYCDERVYCDHCATSIVDLHRSCPKCSFELCLNCCQEIREGSISQRPEMKPQYVNKGYKYMHGLEMEPSSSSVYEEDEEANTSAKWNAGSDGSITCAPKELGGCGECMLELTRILPQNRISDLEQKAEAFLASYDNSPRVSNCKCSALETDMTRKAASRSGSSDNYLFCPRSLDILKEEELLHFQEHWTKGEPVIIRNALDNTHGLSWEPMVMWRALCENLDSTASSKMSEVKAIDCLANCEVEINTRHFFEGYSKGRTYENFWPEMLKLKDWPPSDKFEDLLPRHCDEFISALPFQEYSDPRTGILNIAAKLPEGLIKPDLGPKTYIAYGIPDELGRGDSVTKLHCDMSDAVNILTHTTEVTLSQEQISAVKDLKQKHKEQNKLEEQGSGDNGIACGHEEERLNMPEILSYEKEQNHGQTGSALWDIFRREDVPKLEEYLRKHCKEFRHTFCCPVTKVYHPIHDQSCFLTVEHKRKLKAEFGIEPWTFLQKLGEAVFIPAGCPHQVRNLKSCTKVAVDFVSPENIHECLRLTEEFRQLPKNHKAREDKLEMEF
- the LOC108827827 gene encoding lysine-specific demethylase JMJ29 isoform X2 — encoded protein: MESDGADFKEAYSLMESSLFSFQCIWSTKKKRSSKSVKSKEFSSGSSSSSSSREEGGMRSRPVIFRVYSRKRKRLSPAASHEKLQQHSVDDDDDGIVLGDWIRQMRRIRVQSEEDKRKESEMKTVSVMKVEPLGDRGCTMLPSWGSVGFTSKRKKRRKVEFEVKSEMKPMSVMEVEPSEDQDCGILASRRKERRQVELEVKSEVKSMSVMEVEPSEDQDCGLLASRRKDRRQVELEEDVAWEEELHMISKIKTTNRRRRRGSHSPEHVTRASGSRSRSPASEVSDSLVKNGCSDDCASIKITSKDSKECNAICHQCLKGERITLVICSECEETMYCLQCIRKWYPHLSEDEVVDKCPFCRKNCNCNRCLHLNGLIKTTKRELANSEIRHHLQYLIALMLPFLNKLSESQNQEIEIEAKARGLQPFEVDVTSAVSYCDERVYCDHCATSIVDLHRSCPKCSFELCLNCCQEIREGSISQRPEMKPQYVNKGYKYMHGLEMEPSSSSVYEEDEEANTSAKWNAGSDGSITCAPKELGGCGECMLELTRILPQNRISDLEQKAEAFLASYDNSPRVSNCKCSALETDMTRKAASRSGSSDNYLFCPRSLDILKEEELLHFQEHWTKGEPVIIRNALDNTHGLSWEPMVMWRALCENLDSTASSKMSEVKAIDCLANCEVEINTRHFFEGYSKGRTYENFWPEMLKLKDWPPSDKFEDLLPRHCDEFISALPFQEYSDPRTGILNIAAKLPEGLIKPDLGPKTYIAYGIPDELGRGDSVTKLHCDMSDAVNILTHTTEVTLSQEQISAVKDLKQKHKEQNKLEEQGSGDNGIACGHEEERLNMPEILSYEKEQNHGQTGSALWDIFRREDVPKLEEYLRKHCKEFRHTFCCPVTKVYHPIHDQSCFLTVEHKRKLKAEFGIEPWTFLQKLGEAVFIPAGCPHQVRNLKSCTKVAVDFVSPENIHECLRLTEEFRQLPKNHKAREDKLEIKKMVIYAIEQTLREFELLSVEAKQNQCANS